A part of Corvus cornix cornix isolate S_Up_H32 chromosome Z, ASM73873v5, whole genome shotgun sequence genomic DNA contains:
- the LOC120409633 gene encoding uncharacterized protein LOC120409633, with the protein MGTRQSKEIPRASPLGCILVHWKEIVGAGGTENKRTLIKYCTQWWPLYKLENEAKWPSNGTLDYNTLLQLMLFLRREGKWEEVSYADAFFSLRKHPEWQRDCGIKPPSDPMVLALEKENNKGRRRIKRCCSSCSIGQRCTRSDKVYQAAAQGQDDDELTDLLKPPLRRQEEDADSEGTPTPTSSPPGSPVSSRTRKQGPSESPSEFLDRLRDAMRRNTSLDPETEVGLQQLVSLFLGQSTGDIRRKLQKLQGPEGRNLETLLDAAWRVFSNREEGYKQGMRKLVAVVREGNREKLRQGPPRRGPPRQGPPRLGRDQCAICGRFGHWKNECPERRQEDHQNKGNRGRGRVVAHVKED; encoded by the exons ATGGGAACCAGACAAAGTAAGGAAATCCCCAGAGCAAGCCCGCTGGGCTGTATTCTGGTACATTGGAAGGAGATAGTAGGAGCTGgaggcacagaaaataaaagaacccTTATAAAATATTGTACCCAGTGGTGGCCACTGtataaattagaaaatgaagCCAAATGGCCATCTAATGGAACTTTAGATTATAATACCTTGCTTCAGTTAATGCTGTTTCTGAGGCGGGAAGGTAAATGGGAAGAAGTTTCCTACGCTGACGCATTTTTTTCTCTCCGAAAACACCCTGAATGGCAGAGAGATTGTGGAATCAAACCCCCCAGTGATCCTATGGTGTTagctctggaaaaagaaaataataaggGCCGAAGAAGAATCAAACGATGCTGCTCGTCATGCAGCATAGGCCAGAGATGCACAAGGTCAGACAAAGTCTAtcaagcagcagcccagggacaAGATGATGATGAATTAACCGATTTGCTTAAGCCTCCCCTTAGGAGACAGGAAGAGGATGCGGACTCGGAAGGAACACCAACGCCAACCTCCTCTCCCCCGGGCAGTCCTGTCTCGTCCCGAACCAGGAAACAG GGTCCTTCCGAGTCACCATCCGAATTCCTGGATCGTCTGAGGGATGCAATGCGCCGTAACACATCGCTGGATCCTGAGACCGAGGTAGGGCTACAACAGCTGGTATCTTTGTTTCTAGGACAATCCACAGGAGATATCAGACGTAAATTGCAGAAACTTCAGGGGCCAGAAGGGAGGAACCTGGAAACTCTATTAGATGCAGCTTGGAGGGTATTCAGTAATCGAGAAGAAGGTTACAAGCAAGGGATGAGGAAATTAGTAGCAGTAGTAAGAGAAGGGAATAGAGAAAAACTTAGACAAGGACCCCCCAGACGAGGACCTCCCAGACAAGGCCCACCCCGGCTAGGTAGAGACCAATGCGCGATTTGTGGGAGGTTTGGTCATTGGAAAAACGAGTGCCCAGAAAGAAGACAAGAAGACCACCAGAACAAGGGAAACCGAGGAAGGGGGAGGGTGGTTGCACATGTGAAAGAAGATTGA